The DNA sequence TACCAATTGCAAGGAAGCGCTTACGACTGGTGGCTTATGGAAAAGAGAAAGAATGAGACGACAAATCTTGAAGAAAATCATGAACCGTACACTTGGGCAAAGTTCAAGAAGGCTTTAGAGGACAAGTACTTTCCGAGAACAGTTCGTCTGCAGAAAGAGAGGGACTTCATTCGACTTCAACAAGGTGGAAGAACCGTCATTGAATACGAAGCAGAATTTGCAAAGCTTGCGAAGTACGCGTCGACCCTAGTAGCAGATGAGAGCAGTCGAGCACGAAGATTAGAGGAGGGACTTCGAAGTGACATCAGGAATTCAGTGGCGTCGTTTGAACTTCAGACGTACGAGGCTGTCCTCAACAAGGCGTTAGTGATCGAAAGGGGCTTGGCAGAATCTGAAAAGGCGTCTGGCAGTTGGAATAAGAGGCGGTTCACTCAAACTAGTGGGCAATCTTTTCAAGAGGGACCACTCAAGAAGCCACACGTGTACGATAACATCGGGGGTCAAGGTGATCGAGAGACGTGTACCAGGTGCGGCAAGAATCATCCGGACAAAGTCTGTCGTTGGAATACAGGTGCTTGTTTTCATTGCGGAGAAGTAGGACATAAGATTTCGAATTGTCCGCACAATCCGCCACCGCCACCAAGGAAGGAAGCAGATAACAAGATGGGCAAAGGACGTGTGTTTCAGCTGACAGGAAATGACAACTATCGCAATTAAGGTATGATTTCTTTTCTTTAGTgacttatttaatttatttatgttatgtgaatttggggaccaaattcttttaaggagggaagaatgtaaaattcgtaattttatttttaatttatttattagaaattagatattaatttgtctagataaatattttaaaatt is a window from the Apium graveolens cultivar Ventura chromosome 1, ASM990537v1, whole genome shotgun sequence genome containing:
- the LOC141674042 gene encoding uncharacterized protein LOC141674042, whose amino-acid sequence is MDGENQNNNENQGNNDEGGNVFDQLAETLAVLVNQQPKPNIVSQFKRLNPPTFDGATDPAIVEMWIQEMEKAFGLLGSNEGQKVTLAVYQLQGSAYDWWLMEKRKNETTNLEENHEPYTWAKFKKALEDKYFPRTVRLQKERDFIRLQQGGRTVIEYEAEFAKLAKYASTLVADESSRARRLEEGLRSDIRNSVASFELQTYEAVLNKALVIERGLAESEKASGSWNKRRFTQTSGQSFQEGPLKKPHVYDNIGGQGDRETCTRCGKNHPDKVCRWNTGACFHCGEVGHKISNCPHNPPPPPRKEADNKMGKGRVFQLTGNDNYRN